One stretch of Natronobacterium gregoryi SP2 DNA includes these proteins:
- a CDS encoding excinuclease ABC subunit C translates to MNAEVVRERANELPRDPGVYQFQADDATLYVGKAVDLRNRVRSYADPRSARIDRMVDRADDLEIAVTDTETQALLLEANLIKRHQPRYNVRLKDDKSYPMVQVTDHEAPRIEITRDPDESATVFGPYTNKSQVETVVKALRETYGVRGCSDHKYENRDRPCLDYEMGLCTAPCTREIDLESYAEDVTAVERFLEGETGVLADPLCREMESAAQDKHFERAANRRDRLETVEVFHGEGGEAVQSVGDERAVDVLGVAIEGTDATVARLRAEDGKLVERERHTLEAPTADGAGDESGGVPAVLAAFVVQYYAERELPDALLLPERHGDEEVTAWLEAEGVSVRVPGAGREAKLVELALKNARHNVSGRDECAMLADALDLETGRVERIEGFDVSHAQGKAAVGSDVTFVDGSAEKADYRRKKLTDENDDYANMRALLEWRARRAVEGRDDRPDPDLLLIDGGEGQLEAAREALAEVGWDVPAVALAKAEERVVTPDREYSWPSDAPHLHLLQRVRDEAHRFAVQYHQTIRDDVKTVLDDVPGIGPETRKRLLGRFGSVESVREASLEDLQSVSGVGEKTARTVKERL, encoded by the coding sequence ATGAACGCCGAGGTGGTTCGCGAGCGGGCAAACGAGTTACCGCGCGACCCCGGAGTCTACCAGTTCCAGGCAGACGACGCGACGCTGTACGTTGGGAAGGCGGTCGACCTCCGGAACCGAGTCCGGTCGTACGCAGATCCGCGCTCGGCACGGATCGACCGGATGGTCGACCGCGCCGACGACCTCGAGATTGCCGTTACGGACACCGAGACCCAGGCCCTCCTGCTCGAGGCGAACCTGATCAAGCGCCACCAGCCGCGGTACAACGTCCGGCTGAAAGACGACAAGTCGTACCCGATGGTCCAGGTGACGGACCACGAGGCCCCGAGGATAGAGATCACTCGCGACCCCGACGAGTCCGCGACCGTCTTCGGTCCCTACACCAACAAGAGCCAGGTCGAGACCGTCGTGAAGGCCCTGCGCGAGACCTACGGCGTCCGCGGCTGTTCGGACCACAAGTACGAAAACCGCGACCGTCCCTGTCTCGACTACGAGATGGGGCTGTGTACCGCGCCCTGTACCCGCGAGATCGACCTCGAGAGCTACGCCGAGGACGTGACTGCGGTCGAGCGCTTCCTCGAGGGTGAGACCGGTGTCCTCGCGGACCCGTTGTGCCGGGAGATGGAGTCCGCTGCACAGGACAAGCACTTCGAGCGTGCGGCGAACCGCCGGGATCGACTCGAGACCGTCGAGGTGTTCCACGGCGAGGGCGGCGAAGCCGTCCAGTCGGTCGGCGACGAACGCGCCGTCGACGTCCTCGGCGTCGCTATCGAGGGGACGGACGCGACCGTTGCCCGCCTGCGGGCCGAGGACGGCAAACTCGTAGAGCGGGAGCGACACACGCTCGAGGCACCGACGGCCGACGGCGCTGGCGACGAGTCGGGCGGTGTCCCGGCCGTCCTCGCGGCCTTCGTCGTCCAGTACTACGCCGAACGGGAGTTACCGGACGCACTCCTATTGCCCGAACGTCACGGCGACGAGGAGGTCACGGCCTGGCTCGAGGCCGAAGGTGTCTCGGTTCGAGTCCCCGGCGCAGGACGGGAGGCCAAACTGGTCGAACTCGCGCTGAAGAACGCCCGGCACAACGTCTCCGGCCGCGACGAGTGTGCCATGCTCGCGGACGCGCTCGACCTCGAGACTGGCCGCGTCGAACGCATCGAGGGGTTCGACGTGAGCCACGCTCAGGGGAAGGCAGCGGTCGGCAGCGACGTCACGTTCGTCGATGGCAGCGCCGAGAAAGCCGACTATCGGCGGAAGAAACTCACCGACGAGAACGACGACTACGCGAACATGCGGGCACTGCTCGAGTGGCGGGCCCGCCGTGCCGTCGAGGGACGGGACGACCGGCCGGACCCCGATCTGCTGTTGATCGACGGCGGCGAGGGACAACTCGAGGCGGCCCGGGAGGCGCTGGCCGAAGTGGGCTGGGACGTGCCCGCTGTCGCGCTGGCGAAAGCCGAAGAGCGCGTCGTGACGCCGGACCGGGAGTACTCGTGGCCCAGCGACGCCCCCCATCTGCACCTGCTCCAGCGCGTTCGCGACGAGGCCCACCGCTTTGCGGTGCAGTACCACCAGACGATTCGTGACGACGTGAAGACGGTACTCGACGACGTGCCCGGAATCGGCCCAGAGACGCGAAAGCGACTGCTCGGGCGGTTCGGCAGCGTCGAGAGCGTTCGGGAGGCGAGTCTCGAGGACCTCCAGAGCGTCTCGGGTGTCGGCGAGAAGACGGCACGGACGGTCAAAGAGCGACTGTAG
- a CDS encoding ABC transporter permease yields MSSEAESATDVPVAERSTRSIDLESVRAIARKDFRDAVRSWLFWGLSVFFFALLVTLTGVISYFGGDVILAEGATTEVLVGQVYGVGSLIIPVIALVLGWKAIAGERESGSIKIMLSLPHSRRDVVLGKLVGRAGVLSLSLLVGFVLAAVPVAVLLGTFDPTDYVGLLAVSILYGIVYTSVAIAVSSVTRSTTFAAAGAFGVFVLFYVVWGTIATAVGFLMAFDYLPESETIAELTMLFQNLNPNAAYGNVLSLVTSAAELGEQEVAALETMFDGSIPFYLQDWFALLILLAWIVIPVALAIYRFDRTDL; encoded by the coding sequence ATGAGTTCGGAAGCCGAGTCGGCGACTGACGTGCCTGTCGCCGAACGCTCGACGCGGTCGATCGATCTCGAGAGCGTGCGGGCTATCGCCCGGAAGGACTTCCGGGATGCCGTCCGGTCGTGGCTGTTCTGGGGTCTGAGCGTTTTCTTTTTCGCACTGCTTGTCACCCTGACCGGCGTCATCTCGTACTTCGGCGGCGACGTGATTCTGGCCGAAGGGGCGACGACCGAAGTTCTCGTCGGTCAGGTCTACGGGGTTGGGTCGTTGATCATTCCCGTGATCGCTCTCGTCCTCGGATGGAAGGCGATTGCCGGCGAACGCGAGTCGGGGAGTATCAAGATCATGCTTTCGCTGCCCCACTCGCGACGAGACGTCGTCCTCGGCAAACTCGTCGGACGGGCCGGCGTCCTGTCGCTGTCGCTACTCGTTGGCTTCGTCCTCGCCGCGGTCCCGGTCGCCGTGTTGCTCGGCACGTTCGATCCGACCGACTACGTCGGCTTGCTCGCTGTGTCGATCCTCTACGGCATCGTCTACACGAGCGTTGCGATCGCCGTCTCTTCGGTGACGCGCTCGACGACCTTCGCGGCCGCCGGAGCTTTCGGCGTGTTCGTCTTGTTCTACGTCGTCTGGGGCACCATCGCCACGGCCGTTGGTTTCCTGATGGCGTTCGACTACCTCCCCGAGAGCGAGACGATCGCCGAACTCACCATGCTGTTCCAAAACCTCAACCCGAACGCGGCCTACGGGAACGTCCTCTCGCTCGTCACCTCTGCCGCCGAACTCGGCGAGCAAGAGGTCGCTGCCCTCGAGACGATGTTCGACGGCTCGATCCCGTTCTACCTGCAAGACTGGTTCGCCCTGCTCATCCTGCTCGCCTGGATCGTGATCCCGGTCGCGCTGGCGATCTATCGGTTCGACCGGACCGACCTGTAG
- a CDS encoding translation initiation factor has product MSNDDDELEDLLDELDSQGDLDASQQMLSIRTESRRYDKPVTIIEGFDLEASEIETLASELKQSLGTGGTVDDGRIELQGDHRSRVPELLQERGYEVRE; this is encoded by the coding sequence GTGTCCAACGACGACGACGAGCTCGAGGACTTGCTCGACGAACTCGACAGCCAGGGCGACCTCGACGCGTCCCAGCAGATGCTCTCGATCCGAACCGAGAGTCGACGGTACGACAAGCCAGTGACGATCATCGAGGGGTTCGACCTCGAGGCGAGCGAGATCGAGACCCTCGCTTCGGAACTCAAGCAGTCGCTCGGGACGGGCGGAACCGTCGATGACGGCCGGATCGAACTGCAGGGCGACCACCGAAGTCGTGTTCCGGAGTTGCTTCAGGAACGTGGCTACGAGGTGCGGGAGTAG
- a CDS encoding GNAT family N-acetyltransferase, with protein sequence MEIRPATTDDRERIRKVARRTWHDTYDELEDETIDATIEEWYGDDALETAMTKPGTTFLVAEKDGEVVGFTHGVVTEEEGDILRLSVHPDYQGEGLGTALYERLREDLQDFNMGRMRAIDLASNEEAKQFYEHHGFERTDEDTVEIGGKERTEAVYTVEL encoded by the coding sequence ATGGAGATCCGACCAGCCACCACCGACGACCGCGAGCGGATTCGTAAAGTGGCCCGCAGGACCTGGCACGATACCTACGACGAACTCGAGGACGAGACCATCGACGCCACGATCGAGGAGTGGTACGGCGACGACGCACTCGAGACGGCGATGACCAAGCCCGGGACCACGTTTCTGGTCGCCGAGAAAGACGGCGAGGTCGTCGGCTTCACCCACGGTGTCGTCACCGAAGAGGAAGGCGACATTCTGCGGCTGTCCGTCCACCCAGACTACCAGGGTGAGGGTCTCGGGACTGCCCTTTACGAGCGTCTGCGCGAGGATCTGCAAGACTTCAACATGGGGCGCATGCGGGCGATCGACCTGGCCTCGAACGAGGAGGCAAAGCAGTTCTACGAACACCACGGCTTCGAGCGGACCGACGAGGACACGGTCGAGATCGGCGGCAAAGAGCGGACGGAAGCGGTGTACACGGTGGAACTGTAA
- a CDS encoding ferredoxin: MQVEFDEDTCIGMFQCVAEWDAFTEDKSKGKAILEDSEEVEDGVFAREVPEDAELDAKFAARTCPVDAITIYDDDGEQLVP; encoded by the coding sequence ATGCAAGTCGAATTCGACGAGGACACCTGCATCGGGATGTTCCAGTGTGTCGCCGAATGGGACGCTTTCACGGAGGACAAATCGAAGGGGAAGGCAATCCTCGAGGACAGCGAGGAGGTCGAGGATGGCGTGTTCGCCCGCGAGGTGCCCGAGGACGCGGAACTCGACGCGAAGTTCGCCGCCCGCACCTGTCCCGTCGACGCGATCACGATCTACGACGACGACGGTGAGCAGTTGGTCCCCTGA
- a CDS encoding ABC transporter ATP-binding protein, translating to MPAITVHGLTKSYGQTLALQDLSFEVEDGEVFGFLGPNGAGKSTTINVLLDFVRPTDGRVEVLGLDAQTHSREIRSRTGVLPEGYQVYDRLTGRQHLEFAIDSKGVDADPDRLLERVGIADAADKKAGGYSKGMAQRLMLAMALVGDPDLLILDEPATGLDPNGAREMREIVRAENDRGATVFFSSHRMEQVEAVCDRVGILRNGEMVAVDSVEGLRDSLEDGTTLRVTVDRIDDDTLQAVRSLSEVSSATVEDGGQPTLVVGVDGSKTAVLGELEDHGIEVRDFSTQEASLEDVFQSYTTEAETGVQAR from the coding sequence ATGCCCGCTATCACAGTCCACGGGCTGACCAAGTCCTACGGTCAGACCCTCGCTCTGCAGGACCTCTCGTTCGAGGTCGAGGACGGCGAGGTGTTTGGCTTTCTCGGCCCCAACGGCGCTGGAAAGTCGACGACCATCAACGTCTTGCTCGACTTCGTCCGCCCGACGGACGGGCGGGTCGAGGTCCTCGGACTCGACGCCCAGACACACAGCCGCGAGATCCGCTCGCGGACTGGCGTTCTCCCCGAGGGCTACCAGGTCTACGACCGCCTCACCGGCCGCCAGCACCTCGAGTTCGCCATCGACTCGAAAGGCGTCGACGCCGATCCCGACCGGCTACTCGAGCGGGTCGGCATCGCCGACGCGGCCGACAAGAAAGCCGGTGGCTACTCGAAAGGGATGGCCCAGCGACTGATGCTTGCGATGGCGCTGGTCGGCGACCCCGACTTGCTTATCCTCGACGAACCCGCCACCGGGCTCGACCCCAACGGTGCCCGCGAGATGCGCGAGATCGTCCGCGCCGAGAACGACCGCGGCGCAACCGTCTTCTTCTCGAGCCACAGAATGGAACAGGTCGAAGCCGTCTGTGACCGCGTCGGCATCCTCCGGAACGGCGAGATGGTTGCCGTCGACTCCGTCGAGGGACTTCGAGACTCCCTCGAGGATGGCACGACGCTTCGCGTCACCGTCGACCGGATCGACGACGACACACTCCAGGCCGTCCGATCACTCTCGGAAGTCTCGAGCGCGACCGTCGAAGACGGAGGCCAGCCCACGCTCGTCGTCGGCGTCGACGGCTCGAAGACCGCAGTCCTGGGCGAACTCGAGGATCACGGCATCGAGGTCCGTGACTTCTCGACCCAGGAGGCGTCGCTCGAGGACGTCTTCCAGTCGTACACGACCGAAGCCGAGACGGGGGTGCAAGCGCGATGA
- a CDS encoding inorganic phosphate transporter, whose translation MVALSFVALVGTAILTCLFMAWVLGANSNSPPFAPAIGANAISTMQAAFVIGLLAAAGALLQGGSISETVGADLIDGVAITPLAATAGLLTAAGYMAVGIYTRYPIPAAFATTGAMIGVGLSLGGDPATATYQRLGTFWILVPFMSGGLAYATATILRRDDVPETVGVPLLAGIVGAIVANIRLGVIPDPVADQGTLARFVSRQFGGGPMLAGGVDLGTVLVTTAAGVLAFYWVRKRVRASVQEGIRSFLLVLGGIVAFSSGGSQVGLATGPLENLFRVELELPGITLLALGATGILAGAWMAAPRLLQATSREYAQLGVRRSIAALVPGFVIAQLAIALGIPISLNNIILSGVIGGGLAAGSAGVSKEKIGFTVTFWLLTLGSSVVVGYGLYQLLAAVIGG comes from the coding sequence ATGGTGGCACTGTCGTTCGTCGCTCTCGTCGGAACTGCGATCCTCACCTGTCTGTTCATGGCGTGGGTGCTCGGAGCCAACAGCAACTCGCCACCGTTTGCCCCCGCAATCGGTGCGAACGCTATTTCGACGATGCAGGCTGCGTTCGTCATCGGTCTTCTCGCGGCCGCCGGCGCGCTGTTGCAGGGTGGAAGCATCTCGGAGACAGTCGGCGCGGACCTGATCGACGGTGTAGCGATCACGCCGCTTGCAGCGACGGCCGGCCTGCTCACCGCAGCGGGGTACATGGCCGTCGGTATCTACACGCGGTACCCGATTCCGGCAGCGTTCGCGACGACGGGCGCGATGATCGGGGTCGGCCTCTCTCTGGGCGGTGATCCCGCAACGGCAACCTACCAGCGACTCGGCACGTTCTGGATACTCGTCCCGTTCATGTCGGGTGGACTCGCCTACGCGACGGCAACGATCCTCCGGCGGGACGACGTGCCCGAGACGGTGGGTGTTCCACTACTGGCCGGAATCGTCGGGGCAATCGTCGCGAACATCAGACTCGGCGTCATTCCCGATCCCGTCGCCGATCAGGGTACTCTCGCCCGCTTCGTCTCCCGACAGTTCGGTGGCGGTCCGATGCTCGCCGGTGGCGTCGACCTCGGAACCGTCCTCGTGACGACCGCTGCCGGCGTGCTCGCGTTCTACTGGGTTCGAAAGCGAGTCCGCGCTTCCGTCCAGGAGGGTATCCGCTCGTTCCTGCTCGTCCTCGGTGGGATCGTCGCCTTCTCTTCCGGCGGTTCGCAGGTCGGACTCGCGACCGGCCCGCTCGAGAATCTGTTCCGCGTCGAACTCGAACTCCCGGGAATTACGCTGCTCGCATTAGGGGCGACGGGCATTCTTGCCGGTGCCTGGATGGCCGCGCCGCGGCTGTTGCAGGCGACCTCGAGGGAGTACGCCCAGCTCGGCGTCCGACGGTCGATTGCGGCGCTCGTTCCCGGGTTCGTCATCGCACAACTGGCGATCGCACTCGGCATCCCGATCTCGCTCAACAACATCATCCTCTCGGGGGTCATCGGGGGCGGGCTGGCAGCGGGCTCTGCCGGCGTCTCCAAAGAGAAGATCGGCTTTACCGTCACCTTCTGGCTGCTGACACTCGGGAGTTCGGTCGTCGTCGGCTACGGACTCTACCAGCTGCTGGCGGCCGTGATCGGTGGATGA
- the mdh gene encoding malate dehydrogenase, with translation MTKVSVVGAAGTVGAAAAYNIALRDVADELVLVDIPDKEDDTVGQAADVNHGAAYDSNTTIRQGGYAETAGSDVVVVTAGIPRQPGQTRIDLAGDNAPIMEDIGSSLAEHNDDFVTVTTSNPVDLLNRHLYETGDRAREKVIGFGGRLDSARFRYVISERFDAPVQNVEATILGEHGDAQVPVFSKVRVDGQDLTFDDEKEELLSELQTSAMNVIEKKGATQWGPATGVGHTVEAVLRDTGEVLPCSVTLEGEYGHEDTAFGVPCKLGADGVEEIVEWDLTEFERNQLGEAAEKLSEQYDEIA, from the coding sequence ATGACGAAAGTTAGCGTGGTTGGCGCGGCCGGAACGGTCGGGGCCGCCGCTGCCTACAACATCGCGCTTCGGGACGTTGCAGACGAACTCGTACTCGTCGACATTCCGGACAAGGAAGACGACACGGTCGGGCAAGCCGCCGACGTAAACCACGGCGCTGCCTACGATTCGAACACGACGATCCGGCAAGGCGGCTACGCCGAGACGGCGGGCTCGGACGTGGTCGTCGTCACCGCCGGCATCCCGCGCCAGCCAGGCCAGACCCGAATCGACCTCGCAGGTGACAACGCACCGATTATGGAGGACATCGGCTCCTCGCTGGCCGAGCACAACGACGACTTCGTCACCGTCACCACGTCGAACCCGGTCGACCTCCTGAACCGGCACCTCTACGAGACCGGCGACCGCGCCCGCGAGAAGGTGATCGGTTTCGGGGGCCGACTCGACTCCGCCCGGTTCCGCTACGTTATCAGCGAGCGTTTCGACGCACCCGTCCAGAACGTCGAGGCCACCATCCTGGGCGAACACGGCGACGCCCAGGTACCCGTCTTCTCGAAGGTCCGCGTCGACGGCCAGGATCTCACGTTCGACGACGAGAAAGAGGAACTACTCTCCGAACTCCAGACCTCCGCGATGAACGTCATCGAGAAGAAAGGCGCAACGCAGTGGGGCCCCGCCACGGGCGTCGGCCACACGGTCGAAGCCGTCCTCCGCGACACCGGCGAGGTGCTGCCCTGCAGCGTCACACTCGAAGGCGAGTACGGCCACGAGGACACCGCCTTCGGGGTCCCGTGTAAGCTCGGTGCCGACGGCGTCGAAGAGATCGTCGAGTGGGACTTAACCGAGTTCGAGCGCAACCAGCTCGGGGAGGCCGCCGAAAAGCTCTCCGAGCAGTACGACGAAATCGCGTAA
- a CDS encoding ArsA family ATPase: MTTCLFYGGKGGVGKTTCAAATALSLADAGYETLVVSTDPAHSLADSLEIDLGPEPAAIGNESFEAIDPEPDATTWAGELWAAEIDPDTRAKRYEKLAMALAADLRRAGIRLTDEEVERIFAAGTPAGGDELAALDLLVEYVEADRWDVVVFDTAPTGHTLRLFDTPEVMGLALETTRSLRGQVRRIGTAARTAVLGPMSAMANDGDDEDDLAAFQARLERARDLIVDPDRTEFRVVTVPEGMAIAETQRLVAQLREDEVPVERLVVNRVLEDATDGCSRCESRRQRHEERVAEIRERFPDLAVVTLPELEEEVQGLEAVWSIAEQLPAERRLEQPR, translated from the coding sequence ATGACCACCTGTCTCTTCTACGGCGGAAAGGGCGGCGTCGGCAAGACGACCTGTGCGGCCGCGACCGCCCTCTCGCTTGCCGACGCTGGCTACGAGACACTGGTCGTCTCGACCGACCCCGCACACTCGCTCGCCGACTCCCTCGAGATCGACCTCGGCCCGGAACCGGCAGCGATCGGCAACGAATCGTTCGAAGCCATCGACCCGGAACCGGACGCCACGACCTGGGCGGGCGAGCTCTGGGCAGCCGAGATCGACCCCGACACACGGGCAAAACGCTACGAGAAACTCGCGATGGCGCTTGCCGCCGACCTGCGAAGAGCCGGCATTCGCCTCACCGACGAGGAAGTCGAACGGATCTTCGCCGCGGGGACGCCCGCCGGTGGCGACGAACTGGCGGCGCTGGACCTGCTCGTCGAGTACGTCGAGGCCGACCGGTGGGACGTCGTCGTCTTCGACACCGCGCCGACGGGCCACACCCTGCGACTGTTCGACACGCCCGAGGTGATGGGGCTGGCCCTCGAGACGACGCGTTCGCTGCGCGGCCAGGTACGCCGGATCGGGACCGCCGCGCGAACCGCCGTCCTCGGCCCGATGTCCGCGATGGCCAACGACGGCGACGACGAGGACGACCTCGCCGCCTTCCAGGCCCGCCTCGAGCGCGCCCGCGACTTGATCGTCGACCCCGACCGAACCGAGTTCCGCGTCGTCACCGTCCCCGAGGGGATGGCCATCGCCGAGACGCAGCGACTCGTCGCCCAGCTCCGCGAGGACGAGGTCCCCGTCGAACGACTCGTCGTCAACCGGGTGCTCGAGGACGCGACCGACGGCTGCAGCCGGTGCGAATCGCGTCGACAGCGCCACGAGGAGCGGGTCGCCGAAATTCGGGAACGGTTTCCGGACCTCGCAGTCGTGACGTTGCCCGAACTCGAGGAGGAAGTGCAGGGACTCGAGGCAGTGTGGTCGATTGCAGAGCAGTTGCCCGCCGAACGCCGGTTAGAACAACCGCGTTAG